The Paenibacillus sp. FSL R7-0204 genome includes a region encoding these proteins:
- a CDS encoding DegV family protein, with product MSIVKIFSDSTSDLPQGWKDTYDIGIVPLYVVFGDGTFKDGVEITPEEVYRRVAAGGALPKTAAPSPADFIAAFQPAINSGHDIVYISLSSSLSSTYQNALLAAGEFPEGRVHVVDSETLCGGIALLVMKAARAAAKGESAANIAAMITEARNRVESEFVVDTLDYLYMGGRCSGMQNFIGSLLKIRPVLRLVDGAIVPVARIRGKKEKAVEQMLQHALVNAADMDKELLIIAHTLAEEDAKMLETALRAQTGVEEIAVIHAGCVIGSHCGPATVGLMYMR from the coding sequence TTCAGACAGCACTTCCGATTTGCCGCAAGGCTGGAAGGACACATATGATATCGGTATTGTGCCGTTATATGTTGTTTTTGGAGATGGTACCTTCAAGGACGGGGTCGAAATCACCCCTGAAGAGGTCTACCGCCGCGTTGCTGCAGGCGGTGCCCTGCCTAAGACTGCTGCGCCATCCCCTGCTGATTTCATCGCCGCGTTCCAGCCGGCGATCAACAGCGGCCATGATATTGTCTATATCAGTCTGTCCTCTTCTTTATCTTCTACATATCAGAATGCACTCCTGGCAGCGGGTGAATTCCCCGAAGGCCGGGTGCATGTCGTAGATTCTGAGACCTTATGCGGCGGAATCGCGTTGCTGGTCATGAAGGCTGCACGTGCCGCAGCCAAAGGCGAGAGCGCTGCCAACATCGCAGCAATGATTACCGAAGCCCGTAACCGGGTGGAATCGGAATTCGTGGTCGATACGCTGGACTACTTATACATGGGCGGACGCTGCTCAGGGATGCAGAACTTCATCGGCAGCCTGCTGAAGATCCGTCCGGTTCTCCGGCTGGTGGACGGAGCCATTGTCCCTGTTGCCCGCATCCGCGGCAAGAAGGAGAAAGCGGTGGAGCAAATGCTTCAGCATGCGCTCGTGAATGCCGCCGATATGGACAAGGAGCTGCTCATAATTGCCCATACGCTGGCAGAAGAGGATGCCAAGATGCTGGAGACCGCGCTGCGCGCGCAGACCGGTGTCGAGGAAATCGCCGTCATTCATGCCGGCTGTGTCATCGGGAGTCATTGCGGTCCCGCTACCGTAGGTCTGATGTATATGCGCTAG
- a CDS encoding ABC transporter ATP-binding protein: MTTILRTWDLTKVYEDKEIVRNVNMEIKQGEIYGFLGPNGAGKTTVMKMITNLVKPTAGEIEFAGEKMTHRSYDMLKRMGSIIEYPVFYDKLSARENLALHGEYMGFYDANAIEEALELVKMRAVDSKPVKNFSLGMKQRLGIARAVMTKPELLILDEPINGLDPLGIKELREVFRMLSRDYGMTLLISSHILGEIEQIADTIGVIREGVLVEQVAMDSIRSQQTQYIELVTSECTKAVFVLEGKLGLRNYKVLDPRTIRVYEDIPQLELSRALSAAEVELESMSKKHHSLEDHFVELMGGVNHV; encoded by the coding sequence ATGACAACGATACTCCGGACATGGGATCTGACCAAGGTCTATGAGGATAAGGAAATTGTGCGCAATGTGAATATGGAGATTAAGCAGGGTGAAATTTACGGATTCCTGGGACCGAACGGCGCCGGCAAAACAACGGTAATGAAAATGATCACGAATCTGGTGAAGCCGACGGCTGGCGAGATTGAATTTGCCGGGGAGAAGATGACCCACCGCTCTTACGACATGCTGAAGCGCATGGGCAGCATTATTGAATACCCGGTGTTCTACGACAAGCTGAGTGCCCGTGAGAACTTGGCGCTGCATGGGGAGTATATGGGCTTTTATGATGCCAACGCGATAGAGGAAGCGCTCGAATTGGTGAAGATGAGAGCGGTGGACAGCAAACCGGTTAAGAATTTCTCCCTCGGGATGAAGCAGCGATTAGGAATTGCCAGAGCGGTCATGACCAAGCCGGAACTGCTGATCCTCGATGAACCGATTAATGGGCTGGACCCGCTTGGAATCAAGGAACTGCGCGAGGTGTTCCGTATGCTGAGCCGTGATTATGGCATGACCCTGCTGATCTCCAGCCACATTCTGGGTGAAATCGAACAGATTGCCGACACGATCGGCGTAATCCGTGAAGGAGTGCTGGTGGAGCAGGTGGCAATGGATTCGATCCGGAGCCAGCAAACCCAGTATATCGAGCTGGTGACCAGCGAGTGCACGAAGGCCGTCTTCGTCCTGGAGGGGAAGCTGGGTCTCCGCAATTACAAGGTGCTTGACCCGCGGACCATTCGTGTCTATGAAGACATCCCGCAGCTAGAGCTGAGCCGGGCCCTGTCCGCAGCAGAGGTGGAGCTGGAGAGTATGAGCAAGAAGCATCATTCGCTGGAGGATCATTTTGTGGAACTGATGGGGGGCGTCAACCATGTTTAA
- a CDS encoding sensor histidine kinase encodes MIILLLVLLVLLLVVTTLQLLKSRQHARQLDYIHYKLESIIEGGSHERLLLMSSSPQVQQLLTDLNRLLDVNHQGAAQRSKLEQSMRGMLANVSHDLKTPLTVVLGYIETLLHDRAVSKEEQERMLRTIHTKAGEVIELMNRFFDLAKLESGDRDIPLSRVELGEVCRRNILAFYDLLSESGTDVQIEIPEEPLHIMGNDEALDRILTNLLSNAITYGNAGGVLGLKLYPDAGRVCIEVWDRGKGIAEGHEDKVFERLYTLEDSRNRDYQGSGLGLTITKRLTEQMNGTISLSSQPNVRTAFTLSFPRQSF; translated from the coding sequence GTGATCATTCTGTTGCTGGTTCTGCTTGTACTGCTGCTTGTGGTCACTACGCTGCAGTTACTGAAATCACGGCAGCATGCCCGCCAGTTGGACTACATTCACTATAAGCTGGAGAGCATCATAGAAGGCGGATCGCATGAGCGGCTGCTGCTGATGAGCAGCAGTCCGCAGGTGCAGCAGCTGCTGACCGATCTGAACCGTCTGCTGGATGTTAACCATCAGGGAGCGGCTCAGCGGAGCAAGCTGGAGCAATCCATGCGCGGAATGCTGGCGAATGTGTCGCATGATCTGAAGACGCCTCTGACGGTAGTACTGGGCTATATTGAGACGCTGCTGCACGATAGGGCGGTATCCAAGGAAGAGCAGGAACGGATGCTGCGGACGATTCATACCAAGGCCGGAGAGGTCATCGAGCTGATGAACCGGTTCTTCGATCTGGCGAAGCTGGAGTCGGGGGACCGGGACATCCCGCTCTCGCGGGTGGAGCTGGGCGAGGTCTGCCGCCGGAATATTCTGGCCTTCTATGATCTGCTTAGTGAGAGCGGCACGGATGTGCAGATCGAGATCCCGGAAGAGCCGCTTCATATCATGGGCAACGATGAGGCGCTGGACCGGATTCTGACGAACCTGCTCTCCAATGCGATTACCTACGGTAATGCAGGGGGAGTGCTGGGGCTGAAGCTGTACCCGGACGCCGGACGGGTCTGCATAGAAGTGTGGGACCGGGGCAAGGGCATCGCCGAAGGCCACGAGGATAAGGTGTTCGAGCGGCTGTACACCCTGGAGGATTCGCGCAACCGCGATTATCAGGGCAGCGGCCTGGGGCTGACGATTACGAAGCGGCTGACCGAGCAGATGAACGGCACCATTTCCCTGAGCAGCCAGCCAAATGTGCGTACGGCATTTACGCTCTCTTTTCCCAGACAGTCCTTCTGA
- a CDS encoding PAS domain-containing sensor histidine kinase, with amino-acid sequence MLKDWASILDNALSGESAFRALFDHHPDFIIVLDRQGRYTDSNRMISAEEAGRLNECRMHPPGEAHFASALAGITSSFELAVEAAEGNEGTGGGAGNAEGMGSVVSASAGREISSSAETTGAGNDGRAVVTVRYVPLHTDKGIAGVFAILHDPANRPLSSLLRSWVSMSSSLAAGAERTVQAGDGYSAYADEMAATKDDDELPQAEFVFEMAEDKRLSLILNSVSAGIFGLDNLGRTIFINREGAQMLGYEPSELTGLPMMEMIHYMHGGAPLHSLLECPITLTLQDGVTRSKADEVFWRKDGTSFFVNYRIAPLLDRGMICGVVISFSDITNEREVLRAKESAERAAQAKSDFLAMMSHEIRTPMNGMIGMADLLLETELGEEQRSYAEILRSSSYSLLQILNDILDFSKMEAGKMPLQSERFDLREMLEGIIDLFTPKAEEKKLSLRWWADTSVPDIVTTDPSRLRQIIVNLVGNALKFTDRGSVTLSVKNIPLPASPEYLLEFSVRDTGVGIADSKLNLLFQSFSQLHPSINRKYGGTGLGLAICKQLVELMGGTIFVESEEDRGSIFRFMLPFMKEEPGPEPELHS; translated from the coding sequence ATGCTTAAAGACTGGGCTTCTATTCTGGACAACGCGCTGTCAGGCGAAAGTGCTTTTAGAGCGTTGTTCGATCATCATCCGGACTTCATCATTGTACTGGACAGGCAGGGCCGCTACACAGACAGCAACCGAATGATAAGTGCCGAGGAGGCAGGCAGACTGAACGAATGCCGGATGCATCCGCCCGGCGAGGCCCATTTCGCATCTGCTCTGGCCGGTATCACATCGAGCTTCGAGCTGGCCGTGGAAGCCGCGGAAGGAAATGAAGGGACGGGCGGCGGCGCGGGGAATGCCGAGGGTATGGGAAGTGTGGTAAGTGCTAGTGCTGGAAGAGAGATAAGTTCTAGTGCTGAAACTACTGGTGCCGGAAATGATGGGCGTGCAGTTGTTACAGTACGCTATGTGCCGCTTCACACAGACAAAGGCATTGCCGGTGTATTCGCCATCCTCCATGATCCCGCGAACCGGCCCCTTTCCAGTCTGCTGCGTAGCTGGGTTAGCATGAGCAGCAGCCTTGCGGCAGGCGCTGAGCGGACTGTGCAGGCAGGAGACGGGTATTCTGCGTATGCGGATGAAATGGCTGCCACGAAGGATGATGACGAGCTGCCGCAGGCAGAATTCGTGTTCGAGATGGCTGAGGACAAACGGCTCAGTCTCATTCTGAACTCTGTCTCTGCCGGAATCTTCGGCCTGGACAACCTGGGCCGGACCATCTTCATTAACCGTGAAGGGGCACAGATGCTGGGCTACGAGCCGTCAGAGCTGACCGGGCTGCCGATGATGGAGATGATCCATTACATGCATGGAGGTGCGCCCCTCCATTCTCTGCTGGAGTGTCCCATCACGCTTACCCTGCAAGACGGAGTTACCCGCAGCAAGGCGGATGAAGTCTTCTGGCGTAAGGATGGAACCAGCTTCTTCGTGAATTACCGGATTGCTCCGCTGCTGGACCGGGGGATGATCTGCGGTGTGGTTATTTCCTTCAGCGATATTACGAACGAGCGGGAGGTTCTCCGCGCCAAGGAATCAGCAGAGCGGGCTGCACAGGCCAAGTCGGATTTCCTGGCGATGATGAGTCATGAGATCCGCACGCCGATGAACGGAATGATCGGCATGGCCGACCTGCTGCTGGAGACCGAGCTTGGGGAGGAACAGCGCAGCTACGCCGAGATTCTGCGCAGCAGCAGCTACAGTCTGCTGCAGATCCTCAATGACATCCTCGATTTCAGCAAAATGGAGGCAGGCAAGATGCCGCTGCAATCCGAACGCTTTGATCTGCGGGAGATGCTGGAGGGCATCATTGACCTGTTCACTCCGAAGGCAGAGGAGAAGAAGCTCTCCCTGCGCTGGTGGGCAGATACCAGTGTGCCGGACATCGTCACGACCGATCCGAGCCGGCTGCGCCAGATTATCGTCAATCTGGTCGGCAACGCGCTGAAATTCACCGATCGTGGCAGTGTTACCTTGTCAGTCAAGAACATCCCGCTGCCCGCCTCACCGGAATATCTGCTGGAGTTCTCGGTCCGCGATACCGGAGTAGGCATTGCCGACAGCAAGCTGAATCTGCTCTTCCAGTCCTTCTCCCAGCTGCATCCGTCCATTAACCGCAAATACGGCGGGACCGGACTGGGACTTGCCATCTGCAAGCAGCTCGTGGAGCTGATGGGCGGAACGATCTTCGTGGAGAGCGAGGAGGACCGGGGTTCGATCTTCCGGTTCATGCTGCCTTTTATGAAGGAAGAGCCGGGGCCTGAGCCGGAGTTACACTCCTAA
- a CDS encoding class I SAM-dependent methyltransferase: MQEQMSRTNKAAWETKAYQAWTQYHGSPEELAVQLQQDPAHTLRYWLKYTGNPSGLKVLNLLGSHGRKAICFAMLGAEVTVVDISEENRLYACEVAEAAGVKLNYLCADVMNIPEEEALGTFDVVLMEFGILHYFTDLNAVFALVRRRLKAGGRLLFTDFHPFARAWLTTKTLQHPTGNYFDDALRESEVAFAKLLPEEERSGLGQVVVRSWTLGDILTSVASQGLSIRTFEEIKSAEHPGFPEFYTLVADAVEGLLSPLYPPTT, from the coding sequence ATGCAGGAGCAGATGTCACGTACGAATAAAGCGGCTTGGGAGACAAAAGCCTATCAGGCTTGGACTCAGTACCATGGTTCACCTGAGGAGCTTGCAGTACAGCTGCAGCAGGACCCCGCACATACGCTGCGGTATTGGCTCAAGTACACGGGCAATCCGTCAGGCTTGAAGGTGCTTAATCTGCTTGGCTCTCACGGCAGGAAAGCCATTTGCTTTGCTATGCTGGGGGCAGAGGTCACCGTCGTGGATATTTCGGAAGAGAACCGCTTATACGCCTGTGAAGTAGCGGAGGCAGCGGGGGTGAAGCTGAACTACCTCTGTGCAGACGTCATGAATATCCCTGAAGAAGAAGCCTTGGGAACGTTCGATGTGGTGCTGATGGAGTTTGGGATTTTGCATTATTTCACTGATTTGAATGCGGTATTTGCCTTGGTCCGCAGACGGCTTAAGGCAGGCGGAAGGCTTTTATTCACCGACTTCCACCCGTTCGCCAGGGCATGGCTGACCACTAAGACGCTTCAGCATCCCACCGGCAATTATTTTGACGATGCGCTTAGAGAAAGTGAAGTTGCGTTCGCCAAGCTGCTTCCTGAAGAGGAGCGTTCCGGCTTAGGGCAAGTGGTGGTGCGGAGCTGGACGCTGGGGGATATCCTGACCTCTGTCGCTTCGCAAGGGTTATCTATCCGTACCTTCGAAGAAATCAAGAGTGCCGAGCACCCGGGATTCCCCGAATTCTACACGCTGGTTGCCGATGCTGTTGAGGGACTGCTAAGCCCGTTATATCCTCCGACAACATAA
- a CDS encoding tyrosine-type recombinase/integrase, translating to MNLSELWRLYEADKRIQGFSTRTLKAYALQHKMLMQEFGNLDITEVTLTTLKDYLAKQADRLKPSSLGHRIRFVRSLFRYAYEETYLTSNPSLRLREPKLDKRIPKFLIEEDVIHLKISCQSLRERALLEFLYSTGCRVGEVEKINIEDLNWENCSAIVNGKGSKQREVYFTTECKVWLKKYLASREDSCKALFVTDTNPTKRMAIPTIRWALKRLADRGEIEANVYPHRFRHTYACRLLDNGAPLDFIQGMLGHEKASTTQIYAQLRGERRRELYRRFF from the coding sequence ATGAACTTAAGTGAATTGTGGAGGTTGTATGAAGCTGACAAGCGCATTCAAGGATTCAGTACGAGAACATTAAAAGCATACGCCCTTCAGCACAAAATGTTGATGCAAGAGTTTGGCAATCTCGATATTACTGAAGTAACGTTAACCACGCTGAAGGATTACTTGGCAAAACAGGCTGATCGTTTGAAGCCAAGCAGCCTGGGTCATCGAATTAGGTTTGTTCGTTCTCTTTTCCGTTACGCTTATGAAGAGACGTATCTGACTTCAAATCCTTCTCTAAGACTGAGAGAACCAAAATTAGATAAGCGCATTCCTAAGTTTTTAATTGAGGAAGACGTCATACACTTAAAGATCTCTTGTCAGTCACTCAGGGAAAGAGCGCTGCTTGAGTTTCTCTACAGCACTGGTTGCCGGGTTGGGGAGGTGGAAAAGATCAACATCGAGGATCTTAACTGGGAGAACTGCTCAGCAATCGTTAATGGCAAGGGATCAAAGCAAAGAGAAGTTTACTTTACGACAGAGTGCAAAGTATGGTTAAAGAAGTACCTGGCCAGCCGTGAGGACTCCTGCAAAGCCTTATTTGTTACCGATACGAATCCAACAAAACGAATGGCCATACCTACGATCAGATGGGCCTTAAAACGGCTTGCAGATCGTGGAGAAATTGAAGCGAACGTATACCCGCATCGCTTTCGACATACTTATGCATGCCGGCTCCTTGATAACGGTGCTCCATTAGATTTCATCCAAGGTATGCTCGGTCACGAGAAAGCATCGACCACTCAAATCTACGCACAGCTCCGCGGCGAACGTCGGAGAGAACTTTATCGACGATTCTTTTAG
- a CDS encoding ABC transporter permease has protein sequence MFKLIRLELRKSKFTFLKGVLIANLAILGFMILIAFTGMDEGDFGTYGDLFQGVSVFVKAIYIIFASVLISKLVIDEYKNNTITVLFMYPVPRKMLMAAKLIIVFLFTFFTIWLSNIVISGILAGIGYFLPDLIEGTLTMDLVMTYSMQAGMDALYAAGIGLIPLYFGMRRKSVPATIVSAVLIVMLISSGFGNGSFRMGDLLGISVSLALAGVAVAYFSIRNIEHQDVS, from the coding sequence ATGTTTAAGTTAATCCGGCTGGAGCTGCGCAAGAGTAAATTCACTTTTCTTAAGGGTGTGCTGATTGCAAATTTGGCCATTCTGGGCTTCATGATTCTCATTGCTTTTACGGGTATGGATGAAGGAGACTTCGGGACGTATGGCGATTTGTTTCAAGGGGTATCTGTTTTTGTAAAAGCAATCTATATCATCTTCGCCTCTGTACTGATCAGCAAGCTGGTCATCGACGAATATAAGAATAATACAATCACAGTGCTGTTCATGTATCCGGTACCGCGTAAAATGCTCATGGCGGCCAAACTGATTATTGTCTTTCTGTTCACCTTCTTTACTATTTGGCTGTCTAATATAGTGATCAGCGGTATTCTTGCAGGTATTGGATATTTCCTGCCTGACCTCATTGAGGGAACGCTGACGATGGATCTGGTCATGACCTACTCTATGCAAGCGGGAATGGATGCGCTCTACGCGGCCGGTATCGGACTGATTCCGTTATACTTCGGGATGCGCCGCAAATCGGTGCCGGCTACGATTGTCTCCGCCGTCCTGATCGTGATGCTGATCTCCTCCGGCTTCGGGAACGGAAGCTTCCGCATGGGTGACCTGCTCGGGATCTCGGTTAGCCTGGCCCTGGCCGGGGTGGCGGTTGCCTACTTCTCGATCCGCAATATCGAGCATCAGGATGTAAGCTGA
- a CDS encoding NUDIX hydrolase, protein MFYVNVEGAVFQEDKWLIIGRSMKEEHAGGLLSLVGGTVENEGNTQDILERTIKRELFEEVGVKVKDKIKFVRNTSFILDNGSEVIDIVFLCEFDKGEPYVKSPDEVDAVYWMTTDEILSNPMAPIWLKESIQEAESLRKKETSY, encoded by the coding sequence ATGTTCTATGTAAATGTAGAAGGAGCTGTTTTTCAAGAGGATAAGTGGCTAATAATTGGACGCAGTATGAAAGAGGAACACGCTGGGGGACTTCTTTCGCTTGTTGGAGGTACAGTTGAAAATGAGGGTAACACCCAGGATATACTAGAAAGGACTATAAAAAGAGAACTCTTTGAAGAGGTGGGAGTAAAGGTAAAAGATAAGATTAAATTTGTAAGAAACACCTCTTTTATATTAGACAATGGTAGTGAAGTTATTGATATTGTTTTCCTTTGCGAGTTTGATAAGGGTGAACCTTATGTTAAGAGTCCAGATGAGGTTGATGCAGTGTATTGGATGACAACTGATGAAATACTGAGTAATCCAATGGCTCCTATCTGGCTAAAAGAAAGTATACAAGAGGCAGAGTCTCTACGTAAAAAAGAAACTTCATATTAA